One Sulfuricurvum sp. DNA window includes the following coding sequences:
- the rplQ gene encoding 50S ribosomal protein L17 yields the protein MRHRHGYRKLGRTSSHREALLTNLSIALFEHGKIETTLIKAKELRSFAEKLITTARIGDANAHRSVFAVLQNKEATKNLLGVVAPKYTERNGGYTRIIKTRIRRGDATAMATIELV from the coding sequence ATGAGACATCGTCACGGATACCGTAAGCTAGGTCGTACAAGTTCACATCGTGAAGCTTTGTTGACCAATCTTAGTATTGCATTGTTCGAACATGGTAAAATTGAGACAACGTTGATTAAAGCAAAAGAATTACGTTCATTTGCTGAAAAACTAATTACTACTGCACGTATTGGTGATGCAAATGCGCATCGTTCAGTATTCGCAGTTTTACAAAACAAAGAAGCGACAAAAAACCTTTTAGGTGTTGTTGCTCCAAAATACACTGAACGTAACGGTGGATACACTCGTATCATTAAAACCCGTATTCGTCGTGGTGATGCTACAGCAATGGCAACTATCGAACTCGTATAA
- a CDS encoding polyprenyl synthetase family protein, which produces MEQFEAYLTAHLPLSPSFHPHYEAALHQMLKGGGKRFRPALLLGVVRACNPLLLSGAHAVALAIELLHTYSLIHDDLPAMDNADLRRGIPTLHKTYDDVSAILVGDALNTYAFEVLSNAPFSDKVIVKLVRELSSNGGLNGMVLGQAIDCHFENTPLEIEQVKMLHIHKTGKLIAASLKMGAIIVGRDELANQLYDFGIDLGLLFQIQDDILDVTQDSNQAGKTTQNDQAKNSFVTLLGLEKSMEEADSLASKLTQQMESFDESLQRELSPTLTHYINRHKE; this is translated from the coding sequence ATGGAGCAGTTTGAAGCGTATTTAACAGCACATTTGCCCTTATCTCCAAGTTTTCATCCCCACTATGAAGCCGCACTCCATCAGATGCTTAAGGGGGGAGGGAAGCGATTCCGTCCTGCATTGCTTTTAGGTGTCGTTCGTGCCTGTAATCCCCTTTTGCTCTCTGGTGCTCATGCGGTTGCACTGGCAATTGAGCTTTTGCACACCTATTCTCTCATTCATGATGATTTGCCGGCGATGGATAACGCCGATCTTCGTAGAGGTATCCCGACGCTCCATAAAACGTATGATGACGTGAGTGCTATTTTGGTCGGAGATGCTTTGAATACCTATGCGTTTGAGGTGTTATCTAATGCCCCCTTTAGTGATAAGGTGATTGTTAAATTGGTGCGTGAGCTTTCATCGAACGGTGGATTAAACGGGATGGTTCTAGGACAAGCGATTGATTGTCATTTTGAGAATACCCCATTGGAGATTGAACAGGTAAAAATGCTCCATATCCATAAAACGGGAAAATTGATTGCGGCATCACTTAAAATGGGAGCTATTATAGTTGGGCGTGATGAACTAGCCAATCAGCTTTATGATTTCGGGATCGATTTAGGGTTGCTTTTTCAAATCCAAGATGATATTCTCGATGTGACGCAAGATTCTAATCAAGCGGGTAAAACGACACAGAACGATCAAGCCAAAAACAGTTTTGTGACACTGTTAGGGTTAGAAAAATCGATGGAAGAGGCGGATAGTTTAGCCTCTAAATTAACACAACAGATGGAAAGTTTTGATGAGAGTTTACAGCGTGAACTCTCACCAACACTTACCCACTACATTAACAGACATAAGGAATAA
- a CDS encoding DNA-directed RNA polymerase subunit alpha, with protein sequence MKKIKTSPLLPKEFVVEQISANEANIIAYPFETGYAVSIAHPIRRFLLSSSVGFAPIGIKIEGAKHEFDSVRGMLEDISDFIINLKGIRFKLKNGLKEKEIAYSFAGPCEIHGSDLENDDVEIVTPNGFLATLNEDATLNFSIKVYQGIGYMPSEDIREMLGDGYIALDAYFTPVRRATYAIDNVLVEDNPNFEKVIINILTDGQISPVDAFKNALDVMYAQMAVFNSEVSIKSANPTIERNDEHPELKRLGARIEELGLSARSFNCLDRSNIKYIGEIVLMSQNDLKEVKNLGKKSFEEILEKITEFGYVVGQELADDLVVAIKKKIEAE encoded by the coding sequence ATGAAAAAAATTAAAACTTCTCCGCTTCTACCAAAAGAGTTTGTCGTTGAACAAATCAGCGCGAATGAAGCGAATATTATTGCGTATCCGTTTGAAACAGGATACGCAGTATCGATTGCTCACCCAATTCGCCGCTTTTTGTTGAGCAGCTCAGTAGGGTTTGCCCCAATCGGTATCAAAATCGAGGGTGCTAAGCATGAGTTTGACTCTGTGCGCGGTATGCTTGAAGATATTTCAGATTTTATTATCAATTTAAAAGGTATCCGTTTTAAATTGAAAAATGGTCTCAAAGAGAAAGAGATTGCTTACAGTTTTGCAGGCCCTTGCGAAATTCACGGCAGCGATTTAGAGAATGATGATGTTGAGATCGTTACCCCTAATGGATTTCTTGCGACATTAAATGAAGATGCTACGTTAAACTTTTCTATTAAAGTGTACCAAGGTATCGGATATATGCCAAGTGAAGATATCCGTGAAATGTTGGGTGATGGTTACATTGCTTTGGATGCGTATTTCACACCGGTTCGTCGTGCTACTTATGCAATCGACAATGTACTTGTTGAAGATAATCCAAATTTTGAAAAAGTAATTATCAATATCTTAACTGATGGTCAAATCTCACCGGTTGATGCGTTTAAAAATGCATTGGATGTGATGTATGCTCAAATGGCTGTTTTTAACAGTGAAGTGAGTATTAAATCAGCCAATCCAACGATTGAGCGTAATGATGAACATCCTGAATTAAAACGTTTGGGCGCACGTATTGAAGAACTCGGGCTTAGTGCGCGTAGTTTTAACTGCTTGGATCGTTCAAATATCAAATACATTGGTGAAATCGTTTTGATGAGCCAAAATGATTTGAAAGAGGTAAAAAACCTTGGCAAAAAATCGTTTGAAGAGATTTTAGAAAAAATCACTGAATTTGGTTATGTTGTCGGGCAAGAGTTAGCAGACGATTTAGTTGTCGCTATTAAAAAGAAAATCGAAGCTGAATAA
- the panD gene encoding aspartate 1-decarboxylase, with translation MLIEMLYSKIHRATVTDANLNYVGSITVDEELLEASKMRVGQKVEILNINNGERFSTYIILGERGQRDICLNGAAARKVHKGDKIIIVAYATYNDAELETYKPTVVLVDDDNCITEVIEKI, from the coding sequence ATGTTGATCGAGATGTTGTACAGTAAAATCCACCGTGCTACGGTGACCGACGCTAATCTAAATTACGTCGGGTCGATCACAGTGGATGAAGAGCTTTTGGAAGCTTCAAAAATGCGTGTGGGTCAAAAAGTGGAAATTCTCAATATCAATAATGGTGAGCGTTTTTCAACCTATATCATTCTCGGCGAGCGCGGACAACGTGATATCTGCTTAAACGGGGCAGCAGCACGTAAAGTACACAAAGGAGACAAAATTATTATTGTGGCGTACGCTACCTATAATGATGCCGAACTTGAAACCTATAAACCTACAGTGGTGTTGGTCGATGATGATAACTGTATTACTGAAGTGATTGAAAAGATATAA
- a CDS encoding RNA methyltransferase: protein MIDSPEYLAKRAFFDSLITLYGRNVAVEILRDSTVKIHKLHLSKSNRIDETIEEILSLAEARGIEIKYHTKDSLSRISKNSAQDQGVALDVEAQNYRNATMLENDFPNDFRLLALDGINNPQNLGMIVRSAAASRIDGIILPKKNSTKLSPLVMKASAGTLFKIPIYYCDTLSEVLPLKNSTVITLSSHAVEDIHSLKIPSRAIFVLGNESEGVSREIELLSSVRVSIPMHRGVESLNVAITAGIVAFLP, encoded by the coding sequence ATGATAGATTCACCAGAGTATTTAGCAAAACGGGCATTTTTTGATTCCCTAATTACCCTCTATGGACGTAACGTTGCGGTAGAAATATTACGCGATTCTACGGTAAAAATCCATAAATTGCATCTCTCTAAAAGCAACCGTATCGATGAAACCATCGAAGAGATACTCTCATTAGCAGAGGCTCGCGGTATTGAAATCAAATACCATACCAAAGACTCTTTATCACGAATCTCCAAAAACAGTGCTCAAGATCAAGGGGTAGCCTTGGATGTTGAAGCACAAAACTACCGCAATGCTACCATGTTAGAGAACGATTTTCCCAACGATTTTCGTCTCTTAGCTCTCGATGGGATTAATAACCCTCAAAATCTTGGGATGATTGTCCGCTCTGCCGCCGCGAGCCGTATAGATGGAATCATTTTGCCGAAAAAAAACAGCACCAAGCTCTCTCCTCTCGTGATGAAAGCCTCTGCCGGAACCCTCTTTAAAATCCCTATCTATTATTGTGATACCCTCTCAGAAGTACTTCCGCTCAAAAACAGTACCGTGATTACCCTCTCTTCACATGCGGTTGAGGATATTCACTCTTTGAAAATCCCCTCACGGGCTATTTTTGTGTTAGGAAATGAATCTGAGGGTGTAAGCCGTGAGATAGAATTACTCTCTAGTGTGCGTGTTTCCATCCCGATGCACCGCGGAGTAGAATCGCTTAATGTTGCTATCACCGCAGGGATTGTCGCTTTTTTACCGTGA
- the tkt gene encoding transketolase: MSNAMRQKMADTIRFLATDMVQQANSGHPGAPMGLADIAVVLSEYLNHNPKNPKWLNRDRLVFSGGHGTGLIYSLNYLWGYGLEIEDLKQFRQLHSKTPGHPEYGHTAGIEITTGPLGQGIANAVGFAMASKFVGHKVNSETAKMIDHNVYCLCGDGDLEEGISYEACSVAGHMCLDNLILIYDSNRITIEGSTELSLSENIRDRFESQNWAVLEIDGHNFDEIDGAFTQAQLIERPVLIIANTVIAKGGDTMEGSHHAHGAPLGHEVIKAAKLKAGFDPEKTFNVDADVLERFRCAVEKGDASEREWNHRLKELPLVEQNEAFEQLMNPDFSRIEWPTFSKADATRNTNGIILNAIAKAIPGFLGGSADLAPSNKTELSNMGEFPKGKNIHFGIREHAMASISNAMALYGPIMPFSATFFVFSDYLKPSVRIAALAGIQQFFVWTHDSIGVGEDGPTHQPIEHLSQFRALPNFYVYRPADGAENVKCWQKALSMKNSPSGFVCSRQNLPILSAPILGDVENGGYLLQEESNATVTLMASGSEVSLALETAKALAERGVIANVVSVPCFDLLLEQSQSYIDSIIKPSTKKVAIEAARGLEWYRFADTVVAMESFGASAPADQLFEYFGFTAEAIASKI, from the coding sequence ATGAGTAATGCAATGCGCCAAAAAATGGCAGACACGATTCGATTTCTAGCGACCGATATGGTGCAACAAGCTAATTCTGGTCATCCGGGTGCTCCGATGGGACTGGCTGATATCGCAGTGGTACTCTCTGAGTATCTTAATCATAACCCTAAAAATCCGAAATGGTTAAACCGTGACCGTTTGGTTTTCTCCGGTGGTCATGGTACGGGTCTGATTTATTCTCTTAATTATTTGTGGGGATACGGTTTAGAGATTGAAGATTTAAAACAATTCCGTCAGCTTCACTCGAAAACTCCGGGACATCCTGAATATGGACATACTGCTGGGATTGAAATTACTACCGGTCCTTTGGGGCAAGGGATTGCGAACGCGGTTGGATTTGCAATGGCATCCAAATTTGTAGGGCATAAAGTGAATTCGGAAACGGCAAAAATGATAGATCATAATGTCTATTGTTTATGCGGAGACGGCGATTTGGAAGAGGGGATTAGTTATGAGGCATGTTCCGTTGCGGGACATATGTGTCTTGATAATTTGATTCTTATTTATGATTCCAATCGTATTACCATTGAAGGTTCTACAGAACTAAGTTTGAGCGAAAATATCCGAGATCGATTTGAATCACAAAATTGGGCTGTTTTAGAAATTGATGGACATAATTTTGATGAGATCGACGGTGCGTTTACGCAAGCACAGTTGATTGAGCGTCCGGTTCTTATTATTGCAAACACCGTTATTGCCAAAGGGGGCGATACGATGGAAGGATCTCATCATGCGCACGGTGCACCGCTTGGGCATGAGGTGATAAAAGCGGCAAAACTAAAAGCGGGCTTTGATCCTGAAAAAACATTTAATGTTGATGCGGATGTATTAGAGCGTTTCCGTTGTGCTGTTGAAAAAGGGGACGCATCAGAGCGAGAGTGGAATCACCGTCTCAAAGAGTTGCCTTTGGTAGAACAAAATGAAGCGTTTGAGCAGTTAATGAATCCGGATTTCAGTCGTATTGAATGGCCAACATTTAGTAAAGCTGATGCAACGCGTAATACCAACGGAATTATCCTTAATGCTATCGCTAAGGCAATACCGGGGTTCTTGGGTGGTTCAGCAGATTTAGCACCGTCGAATAAAACAGAATTGAGTAATATGGGCGAATTCCCAAAAGGGAAAAATATCCATTTTGGTATCCGTGAGCATGCTATGGCGTCGATTAGCAATGCGATGGCACTTTATGGTCCGATTATGCCGTTTAGTGCTACCTTTTTTGTCTTTAGCGATTACTTGAAACCCTCTGTCCGGATTGCAGCCCTTGCAGGGATTCAACAATTTTTTGTTTGGACGCATGACAGTATCGGTGTCGGTGAAGATGGTCCTACCCATCAACCGATTGAGCATTTAAGCCAATTCAGAGCATTACCAAACTTTTACGTTTATCGTCCTGCGGATGGAGCTGAAAATGTTAAGTGTTGGCAAAAAGCATTGTCGATGAAAAACTCGCCGAGCGGTTTTGTCTGTTCACGTCAAAACTTACCGATTCTATCGGCACCGATTTTGGGTGATGTTGAAAACGGAGGGTATTTACTCCAAGAAGAGTCAAACGCGACGGTGACTTTGATGGCATCAGGTTCTGAAGTCTCTCTTGCGTTAGAGACGGCCAAAGCATTAGCTGAGCGTGGTGTGATTGCTAATGTCGTGAGTGTACCGTGTTTTGATTTATTGCTAGAACAATCACAAAGCTATATTGATTCAATCATTAAACCTTCCACGAAAAAAGTGGCAATCGAAGCGGCACGCGGATTAGAGTGGTACCGTTTTGCCGATACAGTCGTAGCTATGGAAAGTTTCGGAGCGAGTGCGCCGGCAGATCAATTGTTTGAGTATTTTGGATTTACCGCAGAAGCGATTGCATCGAAAATTTAA
- the corA gene encoding magnesium/cobalt transporter CorA: MIKCFVKNENAIALIETMSDLDGDNIEKVIWIDMLMPTYDEIVFIENTFEIKFPTKQETEEIEISSRYWEENDRIEINSFFLISAAQNSHNETVSFILYKNLLISIRYTSLYTFDEFNRKFFAAPKQFESGYDIFCQILDIRIDADADVIEKLSRDITRLRRHVFTDYTNDDEEILERISSLEDLNMQLRENLNDKQRILSSFLKSTKYKSALKNDIAIMLKDIKSLIDYTDFNFERLEYLQNIFVGLLSIEQNKIIKIFAIMNVIFLPPTLIASIYGMNFDLLPELHWRFGYLMSIFLMIGSSILPLYFFKRKGWI, encoded by the coding sequence ATGATTAAATGTTTCGTTAAAAACGAGAATGCTATAGCATTGATCGAAACAATGTCTGATCTTGATGGTGATAATATCGAAAAAGTGATTTGGATCGATATGTTGATGCCGACGTACGATGAGATTGTGTTTATCGAAAATACCTTTGAGATTAAATTTCCGACCAAACAAGAGACTGAAGAGATTGAGATCAGTTCGCGCTATTGGGAAGAGAATGACCGTATTGAGATCAACAGCTTTTTTTTAATCAGTGCCGCACAAAATTCGCACAATGAAACGGTCTCGTTTATCCTCTATAAAAATCTTTTGATTTCAATCCGTTATACCTCGCTTTATACGTTTGATGAGTTTAACCGCAAGTTTTTTGCCGCACCCAAACAGTTTGAGAGCGGATACGATATTTTTTGCCAAATTTTGGATATTCGTATTGATGCTGATGCGGACGTTATTGAAAAGCTCTCACGCGATATCACCCGTCTTCGACGACACGTCTTTACCGACTATACCAATGATGATGAAGAGATATTGGAGCGTATCTCATCGCTTGAAGATTTGAACATGCAACTGCGTGAAAATCTTAACGATAAACAGCGGATTTTGAGCTCTTTTTTAAAATCGACCAAATATAAAAGTGCATTGAAAAATGATATTGCGATCATGTTAAAAGATATCAAATCATTGATTGACTATACCGATTTTAATTTTGAGAGACTTGAGTATCTTCAAAATATTTTCGTCGGGTTATTGAGTATTGAGCAAAATAAAATCATTAAAATTTTTGCCATTATGAATGTGATTTTCTTACCGCCAACGCTTATCGCGAGTATCTATGGGATGAATTTTGATCTCTTACCGGAACTTCATTGGCGCTTTGGGTACTTAATGTCGATTTTCTTGATGATAGGTTCATCAATCCTCCCGTTATACTTCTTTAAACGTAAAGGGTGGATTTAA
- a CDS encoding sodium:proton exchanger, with amino-acid sequence MDRRIRYFIEDYWDIFIGIFSIGFAFFFHHQGDGVMATIFAAIGIASLSLTVAEVADILSERLHEPYGSFVLTFSAVAVEIILLYIILLEVRHSPEVLETVKGGIISAVIVDLNVLLGLAVFLGGLAFTQQQHNKETSSAYSTVLFVSSSALLVPGLLSHTDHGSEVLTQVSHLIAGLLLFFYTIIFIFQTRTHTHFFKATARSRFFRLKRKLAEEEGEIDENDSSDYIFEHLSTAINFIAIFVLIGIIAFGAEIFAGDGVKLAHQYGISAGLAGLVIAIISVSPEIFTAVRAARNDQIQRVVNIAMGASTVSIILTVPILMMLAYYSGINLTLDFNPLQIGALLLTIILVWKTTEEGETNYFEGASHLMFFLAYAIIATYY; translated from the coding sequence TTGGATAGGCGGATACGCTATTTTATCGAAGACTACTGGGATATCTTCATAGGGATATTCTCAATAGGATTCGCTTTTTTCTTTCATCACCAAGGTGATGGTGTAATGGCAACTATTTTTGCCGCTATCGGTATTGCTTCTCTCTCTCTTACAGTCGCTGAAGTGGCTGACATCCTCTCTGAACGTCTCCATGAACCTTATGGCAGTTTTGTCCTTACGTTTAGTGCTGTAGCGGTAGAGATAATCCTCCTCTATATTATTTTGTTGGAAGTGCGTCACTCGCCCGAAGTTTTGGAGACGGTAAAAGGGGGGATTATCTCGGCGGTTATCGTCGATTTAAATGTTTTGCTTGGATTAGCTGTTTTTTTAGGAGGTCTTGCATTTACACAGCAACAACATAATAAAGAGACCTCCAGTGCGTACAGTACCGTCTTGTTTGTATCTTCATCGGCTCTTTTGGTTCCTGGTCTTTTGAGTCATACCGATCATGGGAGTGAGGTATTAACCCAAGTAAGTCACTTAATCGCCGGATTATTGCTCTTTTTTTATACGATTATTTTTATTTTTCAAACGCGTACCCATACCCATTTTTTTAAAGCAACGGCTCGAAGCCGTTTTTTCCGTTTAAAGCGTAAATTAGCAGAAGAAGAGGGTGAAATTGATGAAAACGATTCGAGTGATTATATTTTTGAACATCTAAGTACCGCTATCAATTTTATTGCAATTTTTGTGTTGATCGGAATTATTGCGTTTGGTGCGGAAATTTTTGCGGGAGACGGGGTGAAACTAGCTCATCAGTATGGTATATCTGCCGGTCTTGCAGGATTAGTCATTGCGATTATCAGTGTGAGTCCTGAGATTTTTACCGCAGTACGTGCGGCACGAAACGATCAGATTCAGCGGGTTGTTAATATCGCTATGGGGGCTTCGACGGTATCGATTATCCTCACCGTACCTATTTTAATGATGCTCGCTTATTATTCAGGAATCAATTTAACATTGGATTTTAATCCGCTTCAAATCGGAGCATTGCTTCTGACGATTATCTTAGTGTGGAAAACAACCGAAGAGGGTGAAACCAACTATTTTGAAGGGGCATCGCACCTCATGTTCTTCTTAGCCTATGCTATTATCGCCACGTATTACTGA
- a CDS encoding NifU family protein produces the protein MIPFTDEELMQPVRRVIDKVRPSLALDGGDIAFLNVKNGTVYVQLQGACVGCGSSGNTLKYGVERQLRMDIHPELTVINVPHGMENSIDSL, from the coding sequence ATGATTCCATTCACCGATGAAGAGTTGATGCAACCAGTGCGTCGTGTTATCGATAAAGTCCGACCGTCACTTGCCCTTGATGGTGGAGATATCGCTTTTTTAAATGTTAAGAATGGAACAGTATATGTACAGCTTCAAGGGGCATGTGTTGGATGCGGTAGTAGTGGAAATACATTGAAATACGGAGTTGAGCGTCAGTTGCGTATGGATATTCATCCTGAGCTTACGGTGATCAATGTACCACATGGTATGGAAAATTCAATCGATTCGTTATAA
- a CDS encoding radical SAM protein yields the protein MTSKFHRAYVEITNICGLACSFCPPKESPTQTMELLFFKQVLKELKPYTDEVALHVMGDPMVLSNLGEYLDCAHVSGFKVMITTSGFYLDEQRRFALFHPSIRQVNISLNSFNKNSVARSFETYMEPILALCDEKLSRKGDFFINLRLWNLDEVHSESHFNGQLFALLEERFSLESGMIASNISGERQSIRLASKILLHFDRYFEWPSLKNEVVGDGYCHGLSKQIAILADGRVVPCCLDGEGIMTLGNLHVTNLGKILSTKRSCDMMDGFSHGKCSEELCQKCSYKERFKKEVLP from the coding sequence TTGACATCAAAATTCCACCGCGCTTATGTCGAAATAACCAATATTTGCGGTTTGGCATGCAGTTTTTGTCCTCCCAAAGAGTCTCCGACACAGACGATGGAGCTCTTGTTTTTTAAGCAAGTGCTAAAAGAGTTAAAGCCCTATACCGATGAGGTGGCACTGCACGTGATGGGTGATCCGATGGTGTTGTCTAATCTCGGAGAGTATCTTGATTGCGCCCACGTATCGGGTTTTAAAGTGATGATTACCACGAGCGGTTTTTATCTGGATGAACAACGCCGATTCGCCCTTTTTCACCCCTCCATCCGTCAAGTCAATATTTCACTCAATAGTTTTAATAAAAATAGCGTCGCACGCTCTTTTGAAACTTACATGGAACCGATATTAGCATTGTGTGATGAGAAACTGTCGCGTAAGGGTGATTTTTTTATCAATCTACGGCTGTGGAATCTTGATGAAGTCCACAGTGAGAGCCATTTTAATGGACAGCTATTTGCACTTTTGGAGGAGCGTTTTTCTCTTGAGTCGGGGATGATTGCTTCAAATATTAGCGGAGAGCGTCAATCGATTCGGTTAGCATCGAAAATACTGCTCCATTTTGATCGCTATTTTGAGTGGCCAAGCCTCAAAAACGAGGTTGTAGGAGATGGATATTGTCACGGTTTAAGTAAACAAATTGCCATATTAGCCGATGGGCGTGTTGTACCGTGTTGTTTGGATGGTGAGGGAATTATGACGTTAGGTAACCTACATGTTACAAATTTGGGTAAAATTCTATCAACCAAACGTTCTTGCGATATGATGGATGGATTTTCTCATGGAAAATGCAGTGAAGAGTTGTGTCAAAAGTGCAGTTATAAAGAGCGATTTAAGAAGGAGGTATTACCATGA
- a CDS encoding (2Fe-2S) ferredoxin domain-containing protein: MGLPQPAFYIFKCEQSSPPGMPKPSCVNPQTQDIFQHLAQTLMQKGLIATVQPIRTSCMNRCNVGPIMLVEPGHVMYAGLTKEKINEIIDRHIIGGEVVEEYVIPAELWDAAITPADMMKQMGR; encoded by the coding sequence ATGGGTTTACCTCAGCCGGCGTTTTATATTTTCAAATGCGAACAAAGCTCACCTCCGGGGATGCCGAAACCAAGTTGTGTTAATCCACAAACTCAGGATATTTTTCAACATTTAGCACAAACGTTGATGCAAAAAGGGTTGATTGCAACCGTACAGCCGATTCGTACTTCGTGCATGAACCGCTGTAATGTGGGTCCGATTATGCTTGTTGAACCGGGTCATGTGATGTATGCAGGACTTACCAAAGAGAAAATTAATGAAATCATCGATCGTCATATTATCGGCGGTGAAGTGGTGGAAGAGTATGTTATCCCCGCAGAACTTTGGGATGCAGCGATTACTCCTGCTGATATGATGAAGCAGATGGGGCGCTAA
- a CDS encoding nucleotidyltransferase family protein, whose product MNTQAEIISFLQHNRKFLSDHYHVSKIALFGSFARNEQRDDSDVDLLIELENGTENVHETKQSLREFLSSSFERSIDLAREKYLKSYAKDQILKDAVYV is encoded by the coding sequence ATGAATACACAAGCTGAAATCATCTCTTTTTTACAACACAACCGAAAGTTTCTATCGGATCATTATCATGTGAGTAAAATTGCATTGTTTGGATCATTTGCCCGTAATGAACAACGAGATGATAGTGATGTTGATCTGTTAATAGAATTAGAAAATGGCACTGAAAATGTGCATGAGACGAAACAATCTCTTCGAGAATTCTTGAGTAGTTCATTTGAGCGTAGTATTGATTTAGCTCGTGAAAAATATCTGAAAAGCTACGCAAAAGATCAGATTTTAAAAGATGCGGTGTATGTCTAA
- a CDS encoding UDP-N-acetylmuramoyl-L-alanyl-D-glutamate--2,6-diaminopimelate ligase, with protein sequence MKIELHDQPYRYISENSKECDESCAFLITKQNHKFQDDARERGTDTFLTPDECWRVFGLNRIKVIGITGTNGKTTTASAIYSILLDLGHKCAMQGTRGFFMNDALVEGKTLTTPTVLNTYRHMLHAIQNGCEYFVMEVSSHAIEQERIAGITFDLKILTNITQDHLDYHASIEEYIRIKNLFFADESKKLINKDEPRAQFNFKNAFTYGVENPATYKIMAYSLNNGVSGVLKYFEEHVSFVTSLHGFFNLYNITAAMAAVHLVTNEPLEKITDVIENFGGVSGRMEVVSESPLVIVDFAHTPDGMEQVLNALKEKEVLVVFGAGGDRDRTKRPLMGRVASAYAKRVYVTSDNPRFEDPDTIIEEILVGIEDKSNVYVDVNRRNAIAKALQDRTGDEVVLILGKGDETSQIIYDQHLPFDDRVVARELLKEL encoded by the coding sequence TTGAAAATTGAGCTTCACGATCAGCCCTATCGCTATATCTCAGAAAATTCAAAAGAGTGCGATGAATCATGTGCTTTTTTGATAACCAAACAAAATCACAAGTTTCAAGACGATGCCCGTGAACGAGGAACAGATACTTTTTTAACACCTGATGAGTGTTGGAGAGTGTTTGGGCTTAATCGAATCAAAGTAATCGGGATTACGGGAACCAACGGTAAAACCACAACCGCAAGTGCGATCTATTCTATTTTACTCGATTTAGGGCATAAATGTGCGATGCAGGGGACACGCGGATTTTTTATGAATGATGCTCTTGTGGAGGGGAAAACACTCACTACACCGACGGTTTTAAATACGTATCGTCATATGCTCCACGCGATTCAAAACGGGTGTGAATATTTCGTTATGGAAGTAAGCTCACATGCGATTGAGCAAGAGCGGATTGCAGGGATTACGTTTGATTTGAAAATTTTGACCAATATTACCCAAGATCATCTCGATTATCATGCAAGTATCGAAGAGTATATTCGGATAAAAAACCTCTTTTTTGCCGATGAATCCAAAAAGCTCATCAACAAAGATGAGCCTCGTGCGCAGTTTAATTTTAAAAATGCGTTTACCTATGGTGTTGAGAACCCCGCTACCTATAAGATAATGGCGTATTCCCTCAATAACGGGGTTAGCGGTGTTCTGAAATATTTTGAAGAACATGTAAGCTTTGTTACATCGTTACACGGTTTTTTCAACCTCTATAATATTACCGCTGCTATGGCGGCTGTCCATTTGGTTACCAATGAGCCGTTGGAAAAGATTACCGATGTGATTGAAAATTTCGGGGGTGTAAGCGGACGAATGGAAGTGGTGAGTGAGTCACCGCTCGTTATTGTCGATTTTGCCCACACCCCTGATGGGATGGAACAAGTTCTAAATGCTCTCAAAGAGAAAGAGGTTTTAGTCGTTTTCGGTGCCGGTGGAGATCGAGATCGAACGAAGCGTCCACTGATGGGGAGGGTTGCGAGTGCATATGCAAAAAGAGTTTATGTGACCAGTGACAACCCCCGTTTTGAAGATCCGGATACTATTATCGAAGAGATATTAGTGGGTATAGAAGATAAAAGCAATGTGTATGTCGATGTTAATCGCCGTAATGCCATTGCGAAAGCTTTACAGGATCGAACGGGTGATGAAGTGGTGCTGATTTTGGGTAAAGGGGATGAAACATCTCAGATTATTTACGATCAACATCTTCCGTTTGATGATCGCGTTGTTGCGCGTGAGTTGTTAAAAGAGCTTTAA